From the Musa acuminata AAA Group cultivar baxijiao unplaced genomic scaffold, Cavendish_Baxijiao_AAA HiC_scaffold_527, whole genome shotgun sequence genome, one window contains:
- the LOC135661227 gene encoding photosystem II CP47 reaction center protein, with product MGLPWYRVHTVVLNDPGRLLSVHIMHTALVAGWAGSMALYELAVFDPSDPALDPMWRQGMFVIPFMTRLGITNSWGGWSISGGTVTNPGIWSYEGVAGAHIVFSGLCFLAAIWHWVYWDLEIFCDERTGKPSLDLPKIFGIHLFLSGLACFGFGAFHVTGLYGPGIWVSDPYGLTGKVQPVSPAWGAEGFDPFVPGGIASHHIAAGTLGILAGLFHLSVRPPQRLYKGLRMGNIETVLSSSIAAVFFAAFVVAGTMWYGSATTPIELFGPTRYQWDQGYFQQEIYRRVSAGLAQNLSLSEAWSKIPEKLAFYDYIGNNPAKGGLFRAGSMDNGDGIAVGWLGHPVFRDKEGRELFVRRMPTFFETFPVVLVDGDGIVRADVPFRRAESKYSVEQVGVTVEFYGGELNGVSYSDPATVKKYARRAQLGEIFELDRATLKSDGVFRSSPRGWFTFGHATFALLFFFGHIWHGARTLFRDVFAGIDPDLDAQVEFGAFQKLGDPTTKRQVV from the coding sequence ATGGGTTTGCCTTGGTATCGTGTTCATACTGTCGTATTGAATGATCCCGGTCGATTGCTTTCTGTCCATATAATGCATACAGCCCTAGTTGCTGGTTGGGCCGGTTCGATGGCTTTATACGAATTAGCGGTTTTTGATCCCTCTGACCCCGCTCTTGATCCAATGTGGAGACAAGGTATGTTCGTTATACCCTTCATGACTCGTTTAGGAATAACCAATTCGTGGGGTGGTTGGAGTATTTCAGGAGGAACTGTAACGAATCCCGGTATTTGGAGTTATGAAGGTGTGGCAGGGGCACATATTGTGTTTTCTGGCTTGTGCTTCTTGGCAGCTATCTGGCATTGGGTGTATTGGGACCTAGAAATATTCTGTGATGAACGTACGGGCAAACCATCTTTGGATTTGCCTAAGATCTTTGGAATTCATTTATTTCTCTCAGGGTTGGCTTGCTTTGGCTTTGGCGCATTTCATGTAACAGGTTTGTATGGTCCTGGAATATGGGTGTCCGATCCTTATGGACTAACTGGAAAAGTACAACCCGTAAGTCCAGCGTGGGGCGCAGAAGGCTTTGATCCTTTTGTTCCCGGAGGAATAGCCTCTCATCATATTGCAGCGGGTACATTGGGCATATTAGCAGGCTTATTCCATCTTAGTGTCCGTCCGCCTCAACGTCTATACAAAGGATTACGTATGGGCAATATTGAAACTGTACTTTCCAGTAGTATCGCTGCTGTTTTTTTTGCAGCTTTCGTTGTTGCTGGAACTATGTGGTATGGTTCAGCAACTACCCCAATCGAATTATTTGGTCCCACTCGTTATCAGTGGGATCAGGGATACTTTCAGCAAGAAATATATCGAAGAGTTAGCGCCGGACTAGCCCAAAATCTGAGTTTATCGGAAGCTTGGTCTAAAATTCCCGAAAAATTAGCTTTTTATGATTACATTGGTAATAATCCAGCAAAAGGGGGATTATTCAGAGCAGGGTCAATGGACAACGGGGATGGAATAGCTGTTGGGTGGTTAGGACACCCCGTCTTTAGAGATAAAGAAGGGCGCGAGCTTTTTGTACGTCGTATGCCTACCTTTTTTGAAACATTTCCGGTAGTTTTGGTAGATGGAGACGGAATTGTTAGAGCCGATGTTCCTTTTAGAAGGGCAGAATCAAAGTATAGTGTTGAACAAGTAGGTGTAACTGTTGAGTTCTATGGTGGCGAACTCAATGGAGTCAGTTATAGTGATCCTGCGACTGTAAAAAAATATGCTAGACGTGCCCAATTAGGTGAAATTTTTGAATTAGATCGGGCTACTTTGAAATCTGATGGCGTTTTTCGTAGCAGTCCAAGGGGTTGGTTCACTTTTGGCCATGCTACGTTTGCTTTGCTCTTCTTTTTCGGACACATTTGGCATGGCGCTAGAACCTTGTTCAGAGATGTTTTTGCTGGCATTGATCCAGATTTGGATGCTCAAGTGGAATTTGGAGCATTCCAAAAACTTGGGGATCCAACTACAAAGAGACAAGTAGTCTGA
- the LOC135661228 gene encoding cytochrome b6 produces MSKVYDWFEERLEIQAIADDITSKYVPPHVNIFYCLGGITLTCFLVQVATGFAMTFYYRPTVTEAFSSVQYIMTEANFGWLIRSVHRWSASMMVLMMILHVFRVYLTGGFKKPRELTWVTGVVLAVLTASFGVTGYSLPRDQIGYWAVKIVTGVPEAIPVIGSPLVELLRGSASVGQSTLTRFYSLHTFVLPLLTAVFMLMHFPMIRKQGISGPL; encoded by the exons ATGAGT AAAGTATATGATTGGTTTGAGGAACGTCTTGAGATTCAGGCGATTGCAGATGATATAACTAGTAAATATGTTCCTCCTCATGTCAACATATTTTATTGTTTAGGGGGGATCACACTTACTTGTTTTTTAGTACAAGTAGCTACAGGTTTTGCTATGACTTTTTACTACCGTCCAACCGTTACAGAGGCTTTTTCCTCTGTTCAATACATAATGACCGAGGCCAACTTTGGTTGGTTAATCCGATCAGTTCATCGATGGTCAGCAAGTATGATGGTTCTAATGATGATCTTGCACGTATTTCGTGTGTACCTTACAGGTGGATTTAAAAAACCCCGCGAATTAACTTGGGTTACAGGTGTAGTTTTGGCTGTATTGACGGCATCTTTTGGTGTAACTGGTTATTCCTTACCTCGGGACCAAATTGGTTATTGGGCAGTAAAAATTGTGACAGGCGTACCTGAAGCTATTCCCGTAATAGGATCGCCTTTGGTAGAGTTATTACGCGGAAGTGCTAGTGTGGGCCAATCCACTTTGACTCGTTTTTATAGTTTACACACTTTTGTATTGCCTCTTCTTACTGCCGTATTTATGTTAATGCATTTTCCAATGATACGTAAGCAAGGTATTTCGGGTCCTTTATAG
- the LOC135661229 gene encoding cytochrome b6-f complex subunit 4, with translation MSGSFGGWIHKNSPIPITKKPDLNDPVLRAKLAKGMGHNYYGEPAWPNDLLYIFPVVILGTIACNVGLAVLEPSMIGEPADPFATPLEILPEWYFFPVFQILRTVPNKLLGVLLMVSVPTGLLTVPFLENVNKFQNPFRRPVATTVFLIGTAVALWLGIGATLPIDKSLTLGLF, from the coding sequence atgtcCGGTTCCTTCGGGGgatggatccataagaattcacctatcccaataacaaagaAACCTGACTTGAACGATCCTGTATTAAGAGCTAAATTGGCTAAAGGGATggggcataattattatggagaacccgcatggcccaatgatcttttatatatttttccagtAGTAATTCTAGGTACTATTGCATGTAATGTAGGCTTGGCAGTTCTAGAACCGTCAATGATTGGTGAACCGGCGGATCCATTTGCAactcctttggaaatattacccgaATGGTACTTCTTTCCCGTATTTCAAATACTCCGCACAGTacccaataagttattaggtgtTCTTTTAATGGTTTCAGTACCAACGGGATTATTGACAGTACCTTTTTTGGAGAATGTTAATAAATTCCAAAATCCATTTCGTCGTCCAGTAGCTACAACAGTCTTTTTGATCGGTACCGCAGTAGCTCTTTGGTTAGGTATTGGAGCAACATTACCTATTGATAAATCGCTAACTTTAGGTcttttttaa